Part of the Mycolicibacterium mageritense genome is shown below.
GATGTCACGCGCGGTGACGGCGCTCGGCCGCGGTTCGGCGGGCGGGGCGACGAGAGTGGTCATTTCGCGGTTCCTTTCCCGAGCCGGACCCGTGGATCGAGAAGCGGATAACAGAGGTCGACGAGAAGCTGCACGAGTACCGCGAGAGCCGCGGTGACCAGCACGGTCGCCTGGATCAGCGGGTAGTCACGGGTTTCGAGGGCCCGCACGACCAGCGAGCCGACACCTGGCCACGCGAACACCACCTCGACCACGACGACACCGTTGAGCAGTGAGGCGAACCGCGTGCCCAGTGCGGTCAGCACGGGGATGGCCGAGTTGCGCATCGCATAGCGCCAGATCAGCTGGCGCTCCGAGACGCCCCTGGCCCGCGCGACCGTCACGTACGGCGACGTGAACGCGCCGACCATCTCACGGCGCACGAGCCGCGAGATGAGGGCGATCTGCAGGATCGCGATGGTCACGGTCGGCAGCACGAGGCTCGACCACGTCGCGAAGCCCGCGGTCGGGAAGATCGGGATGAGCACCGCGAAAACCGTGATGAGCATGAGCCCGGTCCAGAAGTCGGGCATCGATTGGCCGGCGATGGTGATGGCGTTGGCGCCGAGTTCGCGTCGGGTGTCGGCATTTCGGGCCATCCACACGCCGAGCGGAACCGATACGACCGTCGTCAGCAGGATCGACGCGATCGACAACGTGAGCGTGTAGGGCATCCGGTCGAGCACCACATCCAAGGCGGGCGCCTGGAACGAATATGACGTACCGAGGTCCAGGTGCAGCAGGCCCTGCAGGTAGCGCAGATACTGCACGAACACCGATTGATCCAGTCCCATGCTGGTGCGGATGCGTTCGATGTCGTCGCTGCTCGCGAGCGGCCCGGCCATGGCGTACGCGGGATCACCCGGGGCCAACCGGATCAGCACGAACACCGTGGTGAGGGTCAGGAAGATCGCGAGTGCGCTCTGGCCGAGGCGTTTGGCGATGTAGCGCGGGAGGGTAGCCGACGCCAGTCGGGATGCGCCCGTGCGGGGCGGCGCAAGGGTCACCTGCTGGGTCATCGAGTTCTCCGATGAGGTGGCGGAAAGTTCATCGTCGACCTTTCTGTTACACAGCTCACAATGTCACGATTGCGTGTTGTGCGCAAGTGTGAATCCCGACTTGCGCGTTATGCGCAATGCGATTACAGTTCGCTGTGTCCGCCATCACACTGATCCGTATGCCGCCTGGAGGTCGAGCGTGACCAAATCGATTCTGGATCAGCAGTTTTCCCGCCGAACGCTGCTGCGGTCGAGCCTGTTCGCGGGCGCGGGGCTGGCGTTCGGCGCGGCGGCAGGCTCGTTGGCCGGCTGCGCAACGCCGACCGGCACGCCCGGGCCGACCACCATGAGCCTCGGTCTCAACCGCTCGCTCGTGAGCCTGGACAACAAGCTCAACCAGTTCGACGCGGCGCTGACCGTCCAGCGCGGAGTGCGGCAGGCGCTGACCGAGATCAATCACGACCTGCGCCCGCAGCTCGTGCTGGCCGACCAGTTCAAACTCACCTCGCCGACGCAGTGGTACGTGCACCTGCGGCCCGGCGTGCGGTACTCGGACGGATCGCCGGTGCGCGCCGAGGACGTCGCGACGGCGCTCAAGATGTACAGCGAGGTCGACGGCTCCTTCGTGGCCGGGTTCTTCCCCGAGTTCCCGACGGTCGAGGCGATCGACGATACGAGCTTCACGCTCAACACCGTGCGCCCGGTGCCGGTGCTGGACTACCTGATGTCCAACATCCTCATCACGCCTGCGGCCGCCAACAAACCCGAGGAGTTGCAGAGCGGCGTCGGCACGGGCCCGTACGTCGTCACGGAAAGCAACCGCGGCGCTGGCACCTACACGCTGGTGCGCAACGACAAGTACTGGGGCGCACCGGCGCACGTCGAATCGGTGCGGGTGCGCTTCATTCCCGACGAGACCAGCCGGGTGGTCGCGTTGCGCAGCGGTGACATCGACGTGATCGACTCCATCACGCCTGATTCGGCCGACCAGCTCGACGGTCTGTCGGGCGTGGCCATCGACCGGGTCGACGGCGTGCGACTCAACCAGCTGTTCTTCAACTTCCGTAAGCCCAAGGGGCATCCGATCGCCGACGCCCGGGTGCGCCGTGCGCTCACCTACGCGATCGACGGCAACGCGTTGATCGACGAGGTCATGCAGGGATCGGCAACGGCGTCGCGCGGCGTCATCCCGCTGACCCTGGACGGGGCCATCGAGACGGGGGAGTACAGTTATGATCCCGGCCGGGCGAAGGCCGAACTCGACGCGCTCGGCCTCCGTGATCTCGATCTCAAGATCATCT
Proteins encoded:
- a CDS encoding ABC transporter permease, which produces MTQQVTLAPPRTGASRLASATLPRYIAKRLGQSALAIFLTLTTVFVLIRLAPGDPAYAMAGPLASSDDIERIRTSMGLDQSVFVQYLRYLQGLLHLDLGTSYSFQAPALDVVLDRMPYTLTLSIASILLTTVVSVPLGVWMARNADTRRELGANAITIAGQSMPDFWTGLMLITVFAVLIPIFPTAGFATWSSLVLPTVTIAILQIALISRLVRREMVGAFTSPYVTVARARGVSERQLIWRYAMRNSAIPVLTALGTRFASLLNGVVVVEVVFAWPGVGSLVVRALETRDYPLIQATVLVTAALAVLVQLLVDLCYPLLDPRVRLGKGTAK
- a CDS encoding ABC transporter substrate-binding protein — encoded protein: MRNAITVRCVRHHTDPYAAWRSSVTKSILDQQFSRRTLLRSSLFAGAGLAFGAAAGSLAGCATPTGTPGPTTMSLGLNRSLVSLDNKLNQFDAALTVQRGVRQALTEINHDLRPQLVLADQFKLTSPTQWYVHLRPGVRYSDGSPVRAEDVATALKMYSEVDGSFVAGFFPEFPTVEAIDDTSFTLNTVRPVPVLDYLMSNILITPAAANKPEELQSGVGTGPYVVTESNRGAGTYTLVRNDKYWGAPAHVESVRVRFIPDETSRVVALRSGDIDVIDSITPDSADQLDGLSGVAIDRVDGVRLNQLFFNFRKPKGHPIADARVRRALTYAIDGNALIDEVMQGSATASRGVIPLTLDGAIETGEYSYDPGRAKAELDALGLRDLDLKIIWESGEFAADTDIMESVVQMLGAVGVRARLQQFEPGGDIMQWRQGKTGDWDVLGNGFPSPTGLALTIMQGMYAGTPEKEATRDSYHGYVFPEITAIITQASEEPDSKRRAALLADAQRKIWDTCPMLWSFVPKAVLARRTRIEGITLRPTNSYDLTAVSLRS